The stretch of DNA TTCAACCGGGGAATGACGGGAAAAATACCATGCCACCCTCACAGGACCCCCTCTGTTAACCTTCTTCTTGCCTCTGATCTCCACGGGCACGTTCCCGTCATCAGCATTATCATCTCCACCATCTTTTTTCCACTTGTACCGATCACACCCACATTTGGGGCACTTGTCAAGGTCTGCATAATCTCCACGGAACAATACACAACTGTTCTTGCATGCCTGAATTTTTTCGACTTCTATTCCCAGAGGACAGATTATCTTCTTTGCCTCATAGACAGACTCGGCTACTTGGTTTCCCTCAGGTAGCATGTCTCTAAGCACATCCAATAGTTGTTTGAAACTTTTGTTGCTCCAATCATGATCTGCCTTAAGCTGCAAAAGTTTTAGATCACCAGAAAGGCGAGAGTACTTCTGGCAACCAGGATAGAGGGGTTTCTTTGAATATTCGATGAACTGCTTCAGCCTCGCTAATTCAGAAGTTGTGTACACTCCTTGAAACTCAACATCCCGCACCATTTGATCAACATTGTGCACACGTTGCAACACCTCACCATCATCGAAGCCCGTAACTTCTTGATCAGTCATATCATCAGGCCTCATCACAAAGGGTGGGAATGGTTCATTTTCCTCAAAAACTCCACCTTCATCAAGAGCTTCATCATGGCATCGCGCTGCCCCTTCATTAAGGCCTTGAGCATGGTGTCGCGCTTCACCTTCATTTAGGCATCCTGCTTCGACTTCATTAAGGCCTTCCTCACCATGTTTGTTCCAACACGTGTAATTTTTTGTGAAACCACGTGTGATCAAATGATGAAAAATTTTGTCCCGTTATCCGAACTTCTTCTGGTTGAGACAATCTATAAGGGGCAATACATTGTCTGAAGACCACGGTTTCTCATATCCGCCTCTGCTTGACCTAGAAAACCATTGACCCCGGTTATGAAATTGTCCCAATCTCGGGGCTGTCTGTACATCCAAGCCCGATCAGCAGCCACCATCTACAAGTTCAATGAACAAGGGCAATTTCCATACATCAAATGAGCATAATTCATCACCAAAACCGATGAGTAAGAGGATTAGGATAGCAAAGTTCAATAAAAGGGGGCAATTTCCACCTTGAGGAGGAATGTCTACGAGGCGAGCGCgcccgaggaggaggcggcgtcgCGGCCGCAGCGATGAAGTGGAAGAAGGGCTGCTGCTTTGGAGGACGGTGACGGCGCGGAGGACACCGCGGTCGACGTCCGCCGGCACCTTCGGTGATGCCGGCGcagaggcagcagcagcaagacACGTCCAACAGCAGCACCGCCACGCTCCAGCTTGACGGCGGTGGAGGAGAGCGCGGCCGAGGAGGCGCCGGTCGCGGTGACGGCGCGGGAGGACGCCCACCGGCTGCTGCGCCAGTGACTTCGATAATGGGCATCAACGGATCACACAAGTAACACCGCTCTATCGGTAACGGGCATCAAATGTTCATCAGTAACGCGCATTACTACAAGCGACAGTTAGGTACGATCACTGCCCTATCTGTAACGGTCCTTAAACGACCATTACCGATACAACAGTGATCGGTAACGGATATTAAGAGACCGTTACCGATAGTACACTTTTTGTAACGGACGCACTTTAACGACCGTTACAACATTTTAATATAACGGGCCTTTAATACGCCTGTTACCAGAAGTCCTCATCGGTAACGGGCGTTGTGGTGGCTAGTTCGGGGTCAAGCCTGCCGCGCTTATGGGTAACAGGTGCCAAATAACAACCGTTAAAGATTATTGCGAGTTGTAACGGGCCACGAGAGTCTGTTACAGCTACAAATGTTACGTGACCGATCTGAGGTTTCCACGTGGTGTTGGAAAAGGACCCACTGCCGCCAAAATCCAACCCTTCCCTGTGGACCACTGTGCTGACGACCGTACGAAGCCGTGTGGCGGCCAACCTCATCCCCCGGCTGCCCGCGTCCCTTCGGCACCATCACCTCGCCTGCAATCCCGGCGGGACGGCTCGCGCGGCACGAGGGGGGCGGCACTTGGATTCCCACGTGTTCCACCCACCAAGTCAGCAGCAGGCCACCCGCGGCGCGCCGCGTGctccccccgcccccggccACCATTTAACAGTTGGACTCCGCACCAGACGCCGATCCCCACCACCGCCACGGTCTCCTAACCTCCACCCTCCCCACGCACCCCCAAGCCGCTTCCCTTCCCCTGTTCCCATCCTCCGCTCGCTAGCTAGCGCACAGCACCCTGCGGTTGCGGCCGGCGCGCAGGCAAGATGGACAGCGCCGACGTCGCCGCGGCGCCGTTCGGCTCGTGGGCGTCGATCCGGGGGTACTTCACCCCGGCGacgctcttcctcgtcgtcaaCCTCGTCATCGGCACCATCGCGCTCACCTCCCGCGCCacccagcagcgccgccgccgggagcACCACAACTACCACGACGACGGCCACTACCACCACCAGGAACCGCTGCACCCGCATCAGCAGCCGGCGTACGGCGACCACTACTACCCGCAGCAGCAGGACACTCTGTACGcgacgccgcccgcgcccgcgccgctcgcccgcaCGTCCTCCGTCCTGGACCGGCTCAGGTCGTTCGGCCTCTACCGCTTCCGCTCCGGCGACTTCCCGCCCGAGtacggcgccgcggcgggggccAACCACGCGCAGGACGCGTTCGCTCCGGTGGAGCAagagacggcgacggcgacgcagCAGGCGCACTACGCCAGGAGCCGGTCGGACCCGTCGCCCGCGCGGGAGGAGAGGAGGCCGGCGTCGACGGTGAAGAAGTCGGGCGCGAAGGTGAGGAAGGCGCAGGTGGCCCGGGAGCCAGCGAGGGTGGTCGAGGCGGTCGCCGAGGACGACTCCGTGGACGCGAGGGCGGAGGTGTTCACTGCAAGTTTCAGGCGGGAACCGTCGCCGCTGCAGCAGGAGTACCACTACCAGGAAGAGTACGTTCCGCctccggcgcgggcgcgggcgttGGCGCCGGCACCTGCCCCGCTGGCGCGCACGTCGTCCGTCATGGACCGCCTCCGCTCACTGGGCCTCTACGGCTTCCTCGCACCAGAGCaacccgccgccgcggcgatgCCAGCAagcgcaccggcggcggcggtcgagAAGAAGCAAGCGCAGTCGCACTACGACAGGAGCCGGTCCGAGCCGGCGTGGGAGCAGGGTAGTAATAAGGAGAAGAAGCAAGAGGCCAAGTCGAAAATAGCCAAGTCGAGCTCGGAAACGAGGAaggccgccgctccgagccgggTGGAGGCGGCCTTAGCCGGCGAGAGCGTGGACGTGAGGGCGGAGGCGTTCATCGACAGCTTCAGGCAGCAGCAAGCGCAGCACCACCGCGAAGACGAGTACGTCCCGCCTCCGGCGCCCGCGCCGCTGTCGCGCGCGCCGTCCGTGCTGGAGCGCCTCCGCTCGTTCAGCCTCTACCGCTTCCGCTCCGGCGACCttggcccggacctccctgccgccgccgcggagtCGACGCCCCCGGCCGCGGACGAGAAgaagcaggcggcggcgcactACGGGCGGAGCCGGTCGGAGCCGGCGCCGGAGCAGGGCAAGAAGGAGCCGAGGATGAGCAAGTCGAGCTCCGTCGTCGTGGAGGAGGAGAAGCCGACGGCGGAGGCGG from Panicum hallii strain FIL2 chromosome 3, PHallii_v3.1, whole genome shotgun sequence encodes:
- the LOC112884456 gene encoding serine/arginine repetitive matrix protein 1-like; the protein is MDSADVAAAPFGSWASIRGYFTPATLFLVVNLVIGTIALTSRATQQRRRREHHNYHDDGHYHHQEPLHPHQQPAYGDHYYPQQQDTLYATPPAPAPLARTSSVLDRLRSFGLYRFRSGDFPPEYGAAAGANHAQDAFAPVEQETATATQQAHYARSRSDPSPAREERRPASTVKKSGAKVRKAQVAREPARVVEAVAEDDSVDARAEVFTASFRREPSPLQQEYHYQEEYVPPPARARALAPAPAPLARTSSVMDRLRSLGLYGFLAPEQPAAAAMPASAPAAAVEKKQAQSHYDRSRSEPAWEQGSNKEKKQEAKSKIAKSSSETRKAAAPSRVEAALAGESVDVRAEAFIDSFRQQQAQHHREDEYVPPPAPAPLSRAPSVLERLRSFSLYRFRSGDLGPDLPAAAAESTPPAADEKKQAAAHYGRSRSEPAPEQGKKEPRMSKSSSVVVEEEKPTAEADQGVDARADDFINKFRQQLQLQRLNSLLNYKEMLNRGGEQ